The Candidatus Nanosynbacter featherlites region TGAAAGAAAAGTCGCGCAACCCCGGCACCATCCAAAAGTTCAAGCGGCTGGAAAATGAGGCGCGGGCCGAGCTGGCGGAATTATCAGAGATGGACAAGCCGACGTTTTGGATCGACAAGCAGTCGGCTGGGCAGCTTGATTATAAGTCGGCTGAGCGCTACGGCAAGTTCAAGGCGCGCAATATTCGGCTATCGATGAAGGACGCGGCTAGCCGCAGCCAGCATGTGCTGGTGCGGGTTGAGGATGCGGCAGTTGGGGTTGGCGAGCGGATATTGTTTGAGGGTGTGAATATTGATTTGCGTGAGGGTGAGGCGGTGGAGCTGCGCGGCCGTAATGGCGCTGGTAAGACGACGCTGATTCGGATGTTGTTGAATAATGGGGCGGCAATCGCTCCGCCATCCTCTGCTAGAGCACACGCTCCTATCCTCTATTCTGGCAATCTCTTCCTCGACCTGCAGGTACGGGTGGGCGTGTATGAGCAAGAAATTGATGAGCGGTATTTGGCAGATCCGTTGGAGGTGGCGATTGAGAAATTATACCTTAGTCGCGACTTACCGATTTCTGATACCAAAATCCGCCAATTACTAGCCGATTATCTGTTTACCGAGGCGGACCGGATGACACCACTGGCGCGCCTGTCGGGTGGCCAGAAAGCCCGCTTTCAGATCATTGCTATGCTGGCGAATGATCCGCAACTATTAATTTTGGACGAGCCAACCAACCACCTTGACCTACCGAGCATTGAGGAGTTAGAGATAGCACTGGCGAAATATGCTGGTGCCATCCTTTACGTCAGTCACGACAATTATTTCCGCCAAGAAATCGGCGGCGAAGTGGTACAAATCGGCGCAGCATAAAAATCCCGCCACTGTTAGGCGGGATAATTCGTATTCAAATACGTATTTTTTAATCAGCCAACAAGCCGTTCTTGCGCAGCAAGTCTTGCAGCTTTGGTCGGTCAAAGCCAAGCACTAGTTCCCCGTTAATGTCGGTGACTGGCACGCCTTGGAAATTACCGCCGTTTTTTGCTAGTAGTTCTTCTTTAGCCGCAGGTTCCGCTTCGATATCTTTTTTGATGAAGTCAATTCCCAGTTTTTCCAACCATTCCATTTCAGTGTGGCAAAATGCGCACCAACTAGTGCTGTAGACGGTTACTTTGGCGCTGTGGTTGGTTGCTGTATCTTCGCTCATATATTCCCCTCAACTTTCTTTACGTAAGTCCATTATAGCATATTGTACATGCTTATCGACAAGTGTATAATGATGAGTAATCATGGGTGCGGACAGCAAAAAAACAGGATTTACCTTGCCAACAGTTCTCATCACCTCAGTAATTATGCTGACCTTACTTTTGGTGGCCATGCAGCTGGCTGCTTCATATGCAGCGGCGTTACGGGACCGGTATTATAACCAATTGGCGCGCGAAGCCGCTGAAAGTGGTCTGGCTTATGCTGTGTCTTGTTTGCGCGGCAATGGCATGATCTCGCCGTGGGGATCAAAAAGTCTAGCGCCAGAAACAAACTGTGCGGGTGATCCAGAGCCTGGCCAGGCAAACACTGTGATGCACGAGGGTAATATTCGAACGCGGTTCACGGTTCCCCCTCTCGGCTCGACTGGCGGCGAGGTCCAGCAGGCATACGCTACAGGTTATGTTGAGCTGCTACGACCAAGCGGCGGCGTCTGGAAAACCTATACTCGAGTTTTGTCATTGGCCACTGGAGCACAGACGCGTGTCGACACGTTGGCATTCGGGTACGAAGGTGACCTAAGTGGCATACAACACAAAGTATTTTTTGCCACCATCGACTCAGCTGGTCGTGTTCGATCAGTTGGTGCAAATGACCGTGGTCAATTGGGCGCGGGCATGATTTCATCAGCTCAGCCAAACCCGGTGAGATTTAATATTTCGCAGCGCGCCGTATCGGTGCACACTAACTTTGTGTCTGTCGGTGGTAATGTTATGGTTCGAGATGAGCACGGCAATGTCTATGGTGCTGGCAAAAATGATACTGGTCAATTGGGCGCGGGATATATCAGTCCGGCAATTTCAACACCAGTGAGGTTTGGTTTACCTGCTGGCGTCAAGGCCGTTGCGGTCAACGCTGGTTGGGCGAACTTTGTGCTGGGCAATGATAAAAATATCTACGCCGCTGGCGAATGTACGTATGGCTTGTTGGGTACTGGTGATTATTCGGTCACAGCATCAAACGCCAAAGCTTGTGCTAACCGGTCCACGCCAAAACGCGTCGCCTTGCCTACTCCAAATCCAAGCAATCCAGCAACCATTCCGACTGCTCATTTGGTGCAAGACCGATATAACACCTATGTCATTATGCAAAATGGCGCGGTTTATGGCTGGGGTGCAAATGATTATTATCAATTGGCAAGGGGCAGTATCACGAGTTCTTCGACACCCGTAAAAATTGGTGATTTTGGTGATCATGGCAAACCGCGTGCCATGCAGCTGGCGTTCGATGGTAGTACCTTGTATATTTTGGGTAACGACGGCAAGGTCTATGGTGTCGGTGGCTCAAACTATATGAAGATTGGTGATAAAAAATTAGTAATTCGCTGGCGGTTCCTGAATTCGCGCTGCATGGAAGCAACGAGCGCCAACACTGTGGCTCCTCGTCCTTGCAATGATAGTCCTCAACAACAATTTGAGTATACCCAGCAAGATCAACTCAAGATCAATGGTAAGTGTGTAGAGAACACCGCAGGCGACCTGGTCAATATACGATTGGCTGATTGTAATCCTTCAGCGGTGATTCAGCGGTGGGTAATGCGCACGCACGGGTCGGATCGTATCTTTCGCCGCGCTTCAAGTAACCACTGCTTGGCAGCCAATCCGACGGGTACGGCCATGGCCATAGCTGCTGGTTGTCCGTCGGCCAATAAACATTTGTTCTTTAGGGTACAGACGCCAGTTATTCGAGAATTGGGTGTTCCGGGCTTTGTGCAGCAAATTTCTACTGACGAGATGTTTGCCTCATATCGTACTTCTGATGGACGAGTATACAGTACTGGTAATAACACGCATGGCGTATTTGGTAACAGTGCTAATCACGCAAAGACGTTTAATTGGAGAAATCCATATCCAGTGCAGTTTATGCTACCTGCTGGCGTCAAGGCCGTTGATATCTGGTCGACGGCATACTCGGGGCATGTCGCTAACTTGTTCGTGGTTGGCAATGATGGTAAGGTCTATGGCGCTGGGACAAATGCTAATGGACAATTGGGCACTGGCGATAGGGTAAATCGTAACACGCCAACGGTCATGCAGTTATTCGGTAGTGGTCCAACTGCCCCTCGTGCTAAGCACGTGGAAAGTGGCGGCGGTACGACCGTGATCTTTACGACTGATAATCGTGTCTACACTGTCGGTAACAATAACAAGGGGCAGCTTGGTGACGGGACAACGACTGATTCGGCAGTTCCAATTTTGGGTCGTTACACGAATGTGCCAATCCAAGAACATCTCGTCTTCTAGTGGCTCTAGCGTGACGTGAGGTGCCAGCCGCCGCACCAATGGCATTTGTAGGTCGCCAGGAGCAGCTGCGGATCAGTTAGCTGACGGCTAGCTATTTCCCTTTCGGCTTGTTGTTGGGTTGAAAAGCGGCGTTTTTGATGGCAATTGTTGAGCTCATGTACAGTAGTTAGCGGCTGTCTATTTTTCTGGACTGGTTGAGATCTTGGATAATTTTTCCTCGGCATATTGTCAAATAGTATAGCAGATTGATATAGTATAGGTAATGGCTGAAAAACCTAAGGTTCAGAGCGACCAAAAAACAGACGTAGATGCCACTGCGGTTATGATGAAAACTATCATCGGGACGACGTGGCGCATGTTTGTGCCGAGCATCGGTCTGATGTTGGTGGGGCTGTGGGCCGATCTGATTCTGCACACCAAACCCTGGCTGATGATTGCAGGGATTATCATGGGTCTGGCGACGTCAGCAGCATTGATTTATCAACAAATACGATTCATAAAACAGAGAGAGGCTAATCAATGATACACCAGTTTGCAAGCAGTCTGCATATTTCAGTGAAAGCAGATGAAATATTACAGGTTGGCGGTATTTCCATCACTAACTCTCACCTGTTGGGTGCTTTGGGGCTATTAGTTTTGCTGTGGATTATGCTGCGAACACGCGCGGCAGCACTGGGTAAAAAGAAGCCTAACTTTGTGACACGTTTGGTTAACTGGACGTTTGATGGTTTGTATGGCACGGTCAAACAGGTCATCCAAGATGATGTTTGGGCGGCGCGAGTGGCACCATTGACCATCACGATATTTTTCTTTGTGATAGCACAGTACTGGCTGGGGCTGCTGCCTTTCGTTGGTCCTGTGACAGTTGGAGAGCACAGCACTCCCCTGTTTCGTGGCGGTGTAGCTGATTTGAACATGACGTTTGGCCTGGCTATCATCACTATCATTGCGGCGCAAGTCTATGCGTTCCGCTACTTGGGATTCCGTGGCAATATGGGGCGATATTTCGTCAATCCGCTGAAAGATCCAATCATGTCATTTGTTGGTATTTTGGAGTTGGTAGCAGAGTTCTCGCGCTTGCTGGGACTGAGCTTTCGTCTGTTCGGTAATGTGCTGGCGGGCGAAGTGCTGCTGATCATGATTGCTTACCTGACAAAGTACGCTTCACCGGCAATGTTGCAGCCGTTCTATCTGTTCGAGCTATTTATCGGCGGTATTCAGGCATATATTTTCTTTATGTTGTCGACGGTATTTATTTCCCTGGGACTCACTCCTCACGGTGACCATAACGAGTCCAGCCATGCGCATGTTCATTCCCCTGTTGATATTTCAAAGAAAATGACAGAGAATGAAAATAAGTAGTTAAGTAATAATTATAAGGAGAATATCAACCATGGAAGCATTAGCTTTTGCCTTAACTTACGCAATCCCAGCAGCCTTTGCAGCAATTGGTGCCGCAATGATCGGTGCCGCAGCGATGAACGCCGCAGGTCGCAACCCAGAGAAGATTAATGACTTGCGTACCATGATGATTCTTGGTATTTCATTCATCGACGCCTTGGCAATTATCGGTTTTGTGGCTGCCATCGTCGGCAAGGTTATGTAATTTAGAGGTAAATTGTGGAAAGATTGGTAACACAATTTGCGAGTGCTGAAGCTCACGCAGCTGATAAGGCTGATTTGTTTGGTTCTTTGGGAATCGATTGGAAGCTGTTGGCGCTGCAGTCGGTAGCATTTTTGATATTGCTATTTGTATTGAGCAAATGGGTATATCCGCCACTAGCAGCAATGCTGGACAAGCGTGAAAAGGATCTTCGGACGGCTGAAAAAGCTGCCAAATCAGCGCGTGAAAATGCTGACAAGACGGAAAAAATGATCAACGCCTCAATGCGCAAGGCACGAGCAGAAGCGCGTGAGATTGTCACTTCCGCCAGGAGTGAGGCAGCGGAAATCGTTGAAGCCGCAGCCAAGAAAGCTGAAGCACGAGCGGACGGCATCATTGAAGCGGCCCGAACAGAAATTGCTGGCGAAGTTGCGGCTGCGCGCCAAGCTTTGCATAACGAAACATTGCAATTAGTGGCTGAAGCGACCGGCACCTTGGTGAACGAGAAATTGGACGCTAAAAAAGACGGCAAATTGATTGAGAAAGCTTTGAAGGAGGCGCGCTAATGCCTGCACGAACGTCGCGTCGCAAATTGGCTCGGTATGTGGCTGAACGATTGATGAACAACGATGTGACGGTTGTGGATGAGGTGGCAGCGCTGCTAAGTCATGAAAAACGTCAGCGTGAAGTTGACTTGTTGGTACGCGACATTCAAGCAGAACTAGCGGAGCGTGGCTTAACGGTGGCGACGGTTGAATCAGCGCGAGCATTGACGAATGAGGCGCGTTCGGCCATCATGACGCTACTCAAGAAGCCTCAGACGGTTGTTCAATTGAGCGAAGTTGTTCGCCCAGAACTCATCGGTGGCTTCAAACTACGGACGCCAACCGCAACGCTGGACGCGACGATTGCCAAGAAATTAAACGACTTGCGGGCGAAGAAAATCTAGGAGGAAAAATGAGCAAGATTGATGTGACAGAACTAGCCAAAAGCCTGCGGGAAAAAATCGCGCAGCTGGAGGCGACGGAAGGACTAGAGGACGCTGGTGTGGTCATCCGTGTCGGTGACGGCGTGGCGTGGGTGCACGGCCTCAGTAAAGCTGGCTATAGCGAAGTGCTAGAAATTGAAACTGATGGTGGCGTAGTGGAAGCATTCGCCCTGAACTTAATGGAAGACGAAATCGGTGCGGTGATCCTCGGCGGTGAAGAAAAAGTCAAGGCTGGCGCCAGCGTCCGACGCAAGGGTGCGGTGCTGGATGTGCCAGTTGGCGAGGAGCTGCTCGGCCGGGTGGTTGACCCGCTTGGTCGGCCGCTCGATGGTGGACCAGCCATCAAGACGAAGCAGCGTGGGCTGATTGAACGGCCAGCCATCGGCGTGATGGGCCGTAAGTCAGTGCATGAGCCACTGATGACCGGTATCATGTCAATTGACGCCATGTTCCCAATCGGTCGCGGGCAGCGTGAGCTGATCATCGGCGACCGTCAGACGGGAAAAACGGCCATTGCCATCGACACCATGATCAACCAGGCGCGGCAAAAGACTGGCGTGGTGAACGTCTACGTGGCGATTGGGCAGAAATTATCAAAGATTGCCCGGTTGGTTGACCGCCTGAAAGAAGAAGGCGTGATGGAGCAAACCATCGTGGTGGCGACCAGCCCGTCGGACGCAGCTTCCCTGTTGTACTTGGCACCATATGCTGGTACCGCCATGGGTGAATATTTCCGCGACAACGGCGGTCACGCACTGATGATTTATGACGATTTGACCAAGCACGCCGTGGCCTACCGCCAGATGTCGCTCTTGCTCCGTCGTCCACCGGGACGCGAGGCCTATCCTGGTGATGTCTTCTACCTGCACTCTCGCCTGCTGGAGCGTTCAGCTAAGTTGTCAGATGAATTGGGTGCTGGCTCACTGACTGCCCTGCCGATCATCGAGACGCAGGCTGGTGACATCTCGGCGTACATCCCGACCAACGTGATTTCCATCACCGACGGTCAGATTTTTCTGGAAACTGATTTGTTCTACCAAGGTATTCGTCCGGCTATCTCTGCTGGTCTATCGGTCTCCCGTGTCGGTGGTGCTGCCCAGACTAAGGCGGTTAAATCGGTTGGTGGTAACTTGAAGCTCGGTCTTTCACAGTTCCGTGAATTGGCGTCGTTTGCGCAATTTGGCTCGGATCTGGATGACGCGACCAAGGCACAAATTGACCGTGGTCAGCGCCTGACTGAGCTACTGAAGCAGCCGCAGTACCAGCCAATGAGCGTCTGGGAACAATTTGTTAGCATCCACGCGGTGACCAGCGGTGCCTTTGACAATGTGCCAGTTGCCAAGATCAAGGAAGCGCAGGCTGGTCTATTGACGCAACTTTGGAATAGCACTAAAGACACCATGCGTGAATTGAACAAGGGCGCCAAGCCAACTGACGAGCAACTCCAGGTCATTGACGAGGCAACGCAGGTGGCAGCGAAAGGCTTTGAGGAGTAATCCATGCCGAGTACTCGTGCGCTGAAAAATCGCATTCGCTCAGTGGATTCGACCAAGCAAATCACTAAGGCGATGCAGTTGGTGGCGGCCAGCAAAATGCGCCGTTCACAAGAGGCGGACAAGGCATCAGCTCCCTACACCATGGCAGCCGAGGAGTTGCTGAGCTACTTGGCCAGCCAAGGTGTAACTGATAACCACCCACTGTTTAAGCGCCGCAAAATCACTAAGCGCTTGATCATCGTCATTGCCAGCGACAAAGGCCTGGCTGGTGCGTATAATACCAATGTTCTGAAGAAATATCTGGAGCTGCTGAAACGCGACGATGAGCGCGGCATTGAGAATCTTACCTTGACCGTCGGCCGCCGAGCTTCGCAGTTTGCATCACGCTTGAAGGATACCAAAGTGGTGGGTAATTATGATAATTTGCCAGACCAACCAACAGGACTTACTTTTCACACGATTTTGAACACTGCCATCAGCATGTTTGAGAATGGCGAGGTTGACGCGGTGACGTTGGTGTATACACGATTTGTGAATAGCATGGTGCAAACAGCGGAACTGTCGCGTTTGCTACCGGCAGGTACCAAGGCCTTGGTTGATCCAAGCGAGGTCTCAAATACGGTTTCTGATGCCAAGTATGAACCAAGTATTCCAGAGGTACTGGACGCCGTTGCCTACCGTTTGACGGGTGCGCGATTGTTTCAAGCGCTACTGGACGCTCGCGCCAGTGAGCACTCCATGCGGATGATGGCTATGAAGAATGCGACGGATAATGCTTCTGACTTGGTGGATGATTTGACCTTGGCGATGAACAAGGCTCGTCAGGGTGCGATTACCCAGGAATTGGCAGAAATTTCCGGTGGTGTGGAGGCGATGGAACAATGAAAATCCTAGTTTCAGCATCGATGCGCCATGCAGATAAATTCGCTGCATTGCAGGAGCTATTGGAAGCAGCAGGCTATCAGGCCACAATGCCTCAAACCGAGGAGCGCCTGACGAAGCGGCAGTATATTGATGAACACATGAGCCGATTGCAAGACAGCAATGCTTTGCTGCTGGCGAATTTTGATGATGAACGTGGCGATGGCTATATTGGTGCGTCGTGTTTCTTTGAGGCTGGCTGGGCATTTGCGCTCGGAAAGCCAGTGTACGCGCTACGCCCAATTGACGCAAAGTCGCCCTTTGCTGAAGATTTGATGGCAATTGATTGTACGGTGATAAATGGAGATATGAGCAAGATCAAAGGAGGAATTGATGAGTAAAACACTAGGAAAAATTATTCAAATCGTTGGCGTGGTGGTCGATGTGGAGTTTCCACGCGATGTTAAATTGCCGGCAATTTATGATGCGTTACATGTCAAGAACGGCAAAGAGACGTTGGTACTGGAAGTAGCACAGCATCTCGACGAGCACACCGTGCGAACTATTGCGCTGTCGTCGACTGACGGGTTGGCTCGCGGTGCGGACGTGGTGGCGACTGGTGCGCCGATTTCTGTGCCAGTGGGCGCCGAGACCCAGGGGCGCATGTTCAACGTGGTTGGTGAAGCTATTGACGAGAAACCGCAGCCAAAGGGCAAAACTGCGCCAATTCACCGCCCTGCTCCGGATCTGTCTGAGCAGTCCAACAAGACGGAGATTTTGGAAACTGGAATTAAGGTTGTCGACCTCATCGCACCGCTGGCCAAAGGTGGTAAAGCTGGTCTGTTCGCCGGTGCTGGTGTCGGTAAAACTGTCCTGATCACCGAGCTAATCAACAATATCGCTAAGTTCCACTCTGGTAACTCGGTCTTTGCCGGCGTTGGTGAGCGTACCCGCGAAGGAAATGACCTGTACTATGAGATGGAAGAAGCGGGCGTGTTGGACAAGACTTCGCTGGTGTTTGGCCAGATGAACGAGCCGCCTGGAGCGCGTTTGCGCGTGGCACTGTCGGGTCTGGCGATGGCTGAAGCCTTTCGTGACGAAGGTAAGGACGTGCTGCTGTTTATCGACAATATTTACCGCTACACGCAGGCTGGTGCTGAGGTGTCGGCGCTGCTGGGCCGACTGCCAAGCGCTGTGGGCTATCAGCCAAACTTGCAGCAAGAAATGGGTGCGTTGCAGGAGCGTATTACTTCGACGAAAAAGGGTTCGATTACCTCTGTTCAGGCGGTGTATGTGCCAGCTGACGACTTGACCGACCCAGCGCCGGCCACGACCTTCGCCCACCTGGATGCGACCATCGTGATGAACCGTGCCCTGACGGAAATTGGTATCTATCCGGCCGTCGATGTGTTGGATTCTAGCTCTAATTCGTTGGATCCAGAAATCGTCGGTGAGGAGCATTACCGCGTGGCGCGCGAAGTTCAGCGAGTGCTGCAGCAGTACAAGGAATTGCAGGATATCATCGCCATCCTTGGTATGGAAGAATTGTCGGACGACCAGAAGCAAATCGTCGCTCGGGCTCGCCGCATCCAGCGCTTCCTGGCGCAGCCATTCCACGTGGCTGAGAAATTTACTGGCAACCCTGGCGTGTACGTCAAGCTGGAAGATACCATTCGCGACGCTGCCGACATCTTGGCTGGTAAATACGACGACAAGCCGGAAAGCTGGTTCTACATGGTGCAAGGCACTTTGGCCGACCAAGTAGCTCGCGACGCCGAAAGCGCAAAGCAAGCAGAGGCGAAGAAGGACTAGCCTGATGAATTTGAAGCTGGTAACGCTCGGTGGTATCAAGCTGGATGAGATGGTCTATTCGGTAACCATCCCGACCATTGACGGCGAGATTTCGGTGCTGCCGAGCCACGAGCCACTGGTGACGGTGGCGAGGGACGGCGTCATCACTGTCCGCCGCACTAAGGAGACGCAGGAAGAAGAATTCTTTGCTATCTCCGGCGGTGTGGTGGAAATTGATCAGACAGGCGTGCGGATTTTGGTTGACGAGGCTGATCACGGCGACGACATCATTGAAGCAGAAACTCAGGCGGCATTGGAGCGAGCCATTGCAGCCCGTGACAACGCCGACGACCAAATAGAGCGCGAGAAAGCCAAACAGCTTATCGACCGACACTTGGTGCGGTTGAAGGTAGCTGATTTGCAGCGGCACAAGCGACGACGCTAATTACATCGCCACCAAGGGCCCTGACATCAGACTCCTTGGGCTATGTCTTGTTTGAGATTTTCAATCGATGTTTGCATAATACTAGCGGTATCGCGGGGAAATAGATTAGAGATATCCTCTTCGTATGGCTTAATAAAATGCTCAATAATAAGTTCGGGAATTAACATTTGCTGACCGTCATTATTGGATTGACCGCTCATTGAATAAACACAGCACTCAATATCTCGTCCGAATTGACCGATTGATGTTGGGTCGTCTTTGTCTGTCGATAGAAATTTTTCAGTGTCAATACACCACGGTTCGGTATTGATAGTAAACGCAAAGTTCTTTATCTGTGCGTCGTTCATTGTATATGGCTCTGGGAGGCTGTGAAAATAGTGCATAGTAGAGAATGCGGTACGGGCGATAAGTCGCGCTTTTTCCTCAGGTAGTGTCGTTTCGCGGTATGCATCAACTAGGCTGTCGCAGCTACGTACACCCTGTATAAAATCACTAATAACCGCCACCTCACCATTTTCGAGACGAGCAATACCTCTTGGTTCAAAGGTGCGGATTGCTTGAGGGTGTCGTAGGCTATTAATGGCTTGCATTGTAGCGATATCCTTCACGGCTGTACGAGAGGTAAGATATGGCTTGATTGCCCAAGGCTGAGTTACGAGGGGTATGTCTGAGCAGTACAATGTTGCGTCATAAAACCCAACCTCATTGATGCTGTTACGACGACCTTCTGCGTAATCATCACGAGGCGTTAGTTCTATGTCGAGCTGCTCTAATGGTATGCCGAGTCGGTCGGTGCCTAATAGAGCGATACTCCCTCGAGGTAGTCGAGTTACTTGTTTTGATAGATTATGCACATCACCGATGGTGATTGGTGTTGTGAGCGAATATCCTTCGAACTGGCGCATAAGTTATATTATATCACAAATTACATATATTTGCAATAGCTAGACGGGCTTCGTCGGTGCTTTTGGTGTGCATTAGCCGGTCACGCAGTTCTTTGGCGCCATCGAAGTCGCGGATGTAGATTTTGAAGAAGCGTTTGAGGGTTTCGTAGGGGCGTCCGAGGGTTGGTTGGTAGTGGTCAAAGAGGTCAAGGTGGTAATGTAATAGACATATAAGTTCTGATTTAACATTACCGCTCCCATCATCGTCGTTTGTGACGGCACGTAGGTCGCTAGACGCTGGTCCTGCTAGTCGGTCCGCCCCTTCTTCTGAAAAATCAGAGATTTGTTCAGAAATGGGTGCTGCCCCGCCGACGATCACCCGCTTATCCTCGATCTCTGAAGACACTCCGCCTTTCCGAAAGCAAAACGGATTGCTGAAAATTCCCCGTCCGATCATGACGCCGTTGAGGCCTGGGTGGGCTCTGACTAATTCTTCGCCGTGGGTTCGGTCGCGGACGTCGCCGTTGATAGTCAAGAGAGTTTGCGGAGCGATGTCGTCGCGTAGCTTGATAATGTCGTCGATAAGCTCGTAGTGCGCTGGAACTTTGCTCATTTCTTTTTTAGTGCGGAGGTGGATGGTTAGGTTGGCGAGGTTCTGCGCCAGTAGTGTGCTCAGCCACTCTCGCCATTCGTC contains the following coding sequences:
- a CDS encoding ABC-F family ATP-binding cassette domain-containing protein, which codes for MIADIHITEKSFGDKTLMRDVKFSVDDGEKVGVVGRNGVGKSTLFGIVAGTDSDYTGEVIFRRGITVASTAQEHHGLGDQTVLSYILVGLPEYAALKKIIDEYPETMGDNMRKIEEYTQALERFDQKGFYQIEEKIARELDNFQLSGCGERPLGSLSGGQKRLVEIVKIMHSGAHLALIDEPTNHMDYVAKQQFIDWMSSQPRQAMLIITHDRDVLGRVDRIVELKDGQAVSYRGNYDAYLKQNAQATAAGMNNFEQIEKRMTNLRQKVLDYQRLKEKSRNPGTIQKFKRLENEARAELAELSEMDKPTFWIDKQSAGQLDYKSAERYGKFKARNIRLSMKDAASRSQHVLVRVEDAAVGVGERILFEGVNIDLREGEAVELRGRNGAGKTTLIRMLLNNGAAIAPPSSARAHAPILYSGNLFLDLQVRVGVYEQEIDERYLADPLEVAIEKLYLSRDLPISDTKIRQLLADYLFTEADRMTPLARLSGGQKARFQIIAMLANDPQLLILDEPTNHLDLPSIEELEIALAKYAGAILYVSHDNYFRQEIGGEVVQIGAA
- a CDS encoding glutaredoxin family protein codes for the protein MSEDTATNHSAKVTVYSTSWCAFCHTEMEWLEKLGIDFIKKDIEAEPAAKEELLAKNGGNFQGVPVTDINGELVLGFDRPKLQDLLRKNGLLAD
- a CDS encoding ricin-type beta-trefoil lectin domain protein, whose protein sequence is MGADSKKTGFTLPTVLITSVIMLTLLLVAMQLAASYAAALRDRYYNQLAREAAESGLAYAVSCLRGNGMISPWGSKSLAPETNCAGDPEPGQANTVMHEGNIRTRFTVPPLGSTGGEVQQAYATGYVELLRPSGGVWKTYTRVLSLATGAQTRVDTLAFGYEGDLSGIQHKVFFATIDSAGRVRSVGANDRGQLGAGMISSAQPNPVRFNISQRAVSVHTNFVSVGGNVMVRDEHGNVYGAGKNDTGQLGAGYISPAISTPVRFGLPAGVKAVAVNAGWANFVLGNDKNIYAAGECTYGLLGTGDYSVTASNAKACANRSTPKRVALPTPNPSNPATIPTAHLVQDRYNTYVIMQNGAVYGWGANDYYQLARGSITSSSTPVKIGDFGDHGKPRAMQLAFDGSTLYILGNDGKVYGVGGSNYMKIGDKKLVIRWRFLNSRCMEATSANTVAPRPCNDSPQQQFEYTQQDQLKINGKCVENTAGDLVNIRLADCNPSAVIQRWVMRTHGSDRIFRRASSNHCLAANPTGTAMAIAAGCPSANKHLFFRVQTPVIRELGVPGFVQQISTDEMFASYRTSDGRVYSTGNNTHGVFGNSANHAKTFNWRNPYPVQFMLPAGVKAVDIWSTAYSGHVANLFVVGNDGKVYGAGTNANGQLGTGDRVNRNTPTVMQLFGSGPTAPRAKHVESGGGTTVIFTTDNRVYTVGNNNKGQLGDGTTTDSAVPILGRYTNVPIQEHLVF
- a CDS encoding AtpZ/AtpI family protein, which translates into the protein MAEKPKVQSDQKTDVDATAVMMKTIIGTTWRMFVPSIGLMLVGLWADLILHTKPWLMIAGIIMGLATSAALIYQQIRFIKQREANQ
- a CDS encoding F0F1 ATP synthase subunit A, translating into MIHQFASSLHISVKADEILQVGGISITNSHLLGALGLLVLLWIMLRTRAAALGKKKPNFVTRLVNWTFDGLYGTVKQVIQDDVWAARVAPLTITIFFFVIAQYWLGLLPFVGPVTVGEHSTPLFRGGVADLNMTFGLAIITIIAAQVYAFRYLGFRGNMGRYFVNPLKDPIMSFVGILELVAEFSRLLGLSFRLFGNVLAGEVLLIMIAYLTKYASPAMLQPFYLFELFIGGIQAYIFFMLSTVFISLGLTPHGDHNESSHAHVHSPVDISKKMTENENK
- a CDS encoding H(+)-transporting ATPase yields the protein MEALAFALTYAIPAAFAAIGAAMIGAAAMNAAGRNPEKINDLRTMMILGISFIDALAIIGFVAAIVGKVM
- the atpF gene encoding F0F1 ATP synthase subunit B codes for the protein MERLVTQFASAEAHAADKADLFGSLGIDWKLLALQSVAFLILLFVLSKWVYPPLAAMLDKREKDLRTAEKAAKSARENADKTEKMINASMRKARAEAREIVTSARSEAAEIVEAAAKKAEARADGIIEAARTEIAGEVAAARQALHNETLQLVAEATGTLVNEKLDAKKDGKLIEKALKEAR
- a CDS encoding F0F1 ATP synthase subunit delta, translated to MPARTSRRKLARYVAERLMNNDVTVVDEVAALLSHEKRQREVDLLVRDIQAELAERGLTVATVESARALTNEARSAIMTLLKKPQTVVQLSEVVRPELIGGFKLRTPTATLDATIAKKLNDLRAKKI
- the atpA gene encoding F0F1 ATP synthase subunit alpha; its protein translation is MSKIDVTELAKSLREKIAQLEATEGLEDAGVVIRVGDGVAWVHGLSKAGYSEVLEIETDGGVVEAFALNLMEDEIGAVILGGEEKVKAGASVRRKGAVLDVPVGEELLGRVVDPLGRPLDGGPAIKTKQRGLIERPAIGVMGRKSVHEPLMTGIMSIDAMFPIGRGQRELIIGDRQTGKTAIAIDTMINQARQKTGVVNVYVAIGQKLSKIARLVDRLKEEGVMEQTIVVATSPSDAASLLYLAPYAGTAMGEYFRDNGGHALMIYDDLTKHAVAYRQMSLLLRRPPGREAYPGDVFYLHSRLLERSAKLSDELGAGSLTALPIIETQAGDISAYIPTNVISITDGQIFLETDLFYQGIRPAISAGLSVSRVGGAAQTKAVKSVGGNLKLGLSQFRELASFAQFGSDLDDATKAQIDRGQRLTELLKQPQYQPMSVWEQFVSIHAVTSGAFDNVPVAKIKEAQAGLLTQLWNSTKDTMRELNKGAKPTDEQLQVIDEATQVAAKGFEE
- the atpG gene encoding ATP synthase F1 subunit gamma; translated protein: MPSTRALKNRIRSVDSTKQITKAMQLVAASKMRRSQEADKASAPYTMAAEELLSYLASQGVTDNHPLFKRRKITKRLIIVIASDKGLAGAYNTNVLKKYLELLKRDDERGIENLTLTVGRRASQFASRLKDTKVVGNYDNLPDQPTGLTFHTILNTAISMFENGEVDAVTLVYTRFVNSMVQTAELSRLLPAGTKALVDPSEVSNTVSDAKYEPSIPEVLDAVAYRLTGARLFQALLDARASEHSMRMMAMKNATDNASDLVDDLTLAMNKARQGAITQELAEISGGVEAMEQ